The stretch of DNA AAGTTCCAGCATAGATGTCGGAAAGTCGAGACATGAATCtcaaggaacgcattcaagctgcaacggatAAAATTATTGAgcctcactgtacgatcagtttctcGCTTATAAATAGATGACCAGTGAAGACAAATATACAACGAGAGGTGAACaacaagtgtgtgaagatacagGGAAAAAGGGGCATGCTTATTGCTTATCAGCTTACAAAAAGCAATCAGCATAGAGGGAACATTTCATTGTGTTATCATCTTatattagaagcacaattccatcagtgtgtgagaacactttcatgTTGTaatcagagatcagttctcacacacacacacacccatcACTCAAATATGGTCTTGaataaagacaataaacttgtgtatattgtctttgacacacagatgttaaacaagtgttgactggaaggtgctgccttcagtctagtctggAAGTTCAGTTAGACAGTTGGGTAAgttctaagctgagtgggtttgtacaaatcaattttataaattaaagtcttctagtgtgtcctacccgaggtggtagaaggggtgacgtaggagctgttgaagtctccaaacatccataaacatatcttgtgtatttaattgtttaactattgttttcaaactgatttgatcagttagaaCATTTGTCAgttcagttttcaccataactgaactgatatatgtcacaactgattCCATTTATTTTCAGTTACTCAGATACAcaggatataaaatatatcggTGTTaatttcttaacgaatgattatgtcaagtgttttccgcttgatttAATATCAAACTCGATTAATTCATCGACataaacattcttagaacacgagctattgcaactcttaaaaaatattgtgtttgaagcaccgcAAGGTGCACAGCACACGATCCTTCATATATGCTATTTTCAGAAGTTTTAACGTATCTACATGTTTATACTATTTTTATCAGTCTCGATGTATACAAATGATATTAGCCATTTTTTTGGAAGTTTTAAAGAATATTGaaagttatgcatgtttttatgaaatgaccaagtaaagaaaaatatttttgagtaaTATGAATTTATCGTGTCGTAAAAGTAGTAAGGAATCCCTTAGAAACGAGAACGGTGACCCTGCAATGATAAGAGAGTGAACCGTCGAAAACAGGGGCGGAAATCTCACTAATTATGGATTCGTTGAAGAAGTGAACGGTGAAGTTATTTTATGATAGTCGGAGGGATCGACGAAGAAGTGGACGTTGAACCCGGGGGTCTAGTACTATTgtttatagattgatcaatcgattGAATGTTGTCACTGTCGAAGATCAGACTTcacttaaaaatgttattttatggAAAATGTTCATATTTAAGCATGATTTCAAaagtttcatatttttgaaggtTTGATGCTTGCATGACAAATCTATTTTTTGTTAGCATAATTTTTacgcatgtgattgtatacttATGTACGTGCTATATCAGACTCAATAGGTTTGAATTGTTGCATGTGAGGATGATATTGAGAGAGGCGCTGACGTTTGAGTGAATCAGGCCCGACAGTACACTCTCGAGggacttttatttttcgcaccactagatttatatttaaagtttCTAAGGAGAAGTTTGAAGATTATTCTAGAAcgattttattcttgttttgaaGTTTTGACGTtggatgttaaaatattttataaatgtgatggttttgaattttaaagaaattttttttataaaaaatttagtagttttttaaagttaaaaagaaAGAGACGTTTCATGTCAATCATACTATTGCAAGTACATTATACGACACATCAATATCACTTATTGTAGCAGCTAGCATCACATACATACTTTGGAAACAAAAAGAGTTGCAAAAACACAGTCCATGCATTATTCCCATTCTTCGTATAGCAGAAGCAAACTTATGTAGAGGCAAACTTTTCCAATGTCTTAATCAACTTTCAAGGACTTTTCGATGTCAATGACGAACCGATACCTCACATCAGATTTCACCAGACGCTCCATAGCTGTGTTTATGTAATCTATATGGATCATCTCCACATCTGGTAGTATTTTGTGTTTCGCGGCAAAATCGATCATCTCTTGCGTCTCTTTTATTCCCCCGATTCCACTTCCAGATACCGACTTCCTCCCTGGCATTCATTTTTCAACCAGTGAATAAGTTGTTAATGTTAAGAGTTTGTGCAATATAACGAAAGAAAAGACTGCGTGGCTAGAAGTATATAACATAGCAAATGGAAAACCATGAAGGATAGGTATCTtaagattatatatatttttctcaatttaaagTTTTTGTTTCATGCATATTCGTAACAGACATTATGCTCACCTATAATCAGGGGCAAGGAGGGCAACTCAAGAGGCTTTTCCGGAACACCGACCAAGACAAGCTTTCCATGGGGCTTTAACAAGCTTATTAAAGGTACTAGCGGATGAGTCGCGGACACGGTGTCAATTATACCATCCAGCGACCCTGCTGCAGCCTACGCACGCGAAATCAAATAATAAATGGTAATCCCATCGATCATACTCGAATACTGAAactgaaaaaaagaaaagaagagaaaccTGCATCTGCTCAGGGTCATGGCTAACTAAAAACTCATCGATGCCAAGAATGTCAATAGCTTCCTTCTTTTTGTTAATCGACGTGCTGATGACTGTCACATGAGTCCCGAAAGCCTTAGCAAACTTCACGGCCAGGTGGCCGAGGCCACCAAGACCAACCACGCCGACTTTCATCCCCGGCTTGTCAAGTCCAAAGTACCTTAATGGGCTGTAAGTCGTGATCCCAGCACATAAGAGAGGAGCGCCAACATCAAGAGGCAGATTCTCAGGCCAACGAATGACGAAATGCTCGTCAGCAACCATGATATCAGAGTAACCTCCGTATGTCACAGTACCATCAAAGTAAGGCATACTATATGTGAGTATTTGTTTGGGACAGTAATTTTCTAGGTCGACAGCGCACTGATCACATTGGCGGCACGACCCTACCAAGCATCCCACGCCTACTTTGTTCCCAACCTTGAACTTCTCCACCTTTTCACCAACCTCAGTTACTATCCCGACAATTTCATGCCTAGACATCAAGGAAATTATACTCGATGAGTCAAATCCTCGGATAACTAACTCATGAACAAACaaatacataagcagagtaaaTATTCTTACCCAGGAACAATAGGATATATGGTGAATCCCCACTCATTCTTGGCCATATGAAGATCAGAATGGCACACCCCACAATATAGAACTTTGAACCGCACATCATGCTCCCCGGTAGCCCTACAAGACAAcccataaaatataatatacaaGCCGAAAAAAACAAACTAAAGCCCTTCTTTATCATGAAAGAAGACTCAAAActttcatcattcccagctctATAAAATCTCGAGAACAAATGAAAATCTCATATATATCCGTACAGTACCTTCTAGAGAACTTGAAAGGAGCTAAGATCCCAGAAGTGTCCTTTGAAGCCCATCCAACGGCCTTGACAGGGTGCACTGTTTCTGGTGATCGCGACATTGATGAATCCTCGCTCTCGAAATATAATGATTAGTATAGGAAGGCGGTGAATGAGGCAGTCGAAAACAACGGAATTTATAGTTTCGGGGAAAGCTTTAATGAAGTCATAATATAATATTCTTTTGATAAAACATCTGGAAATGAATTTGTATGTAATAACCATTCAAAAGTCAAAATGGCTACTTTGAAATAATATATGAATACATTAAATTTAGAGTAATTTTCTTCCCAGTCTTTTCTCTTAATTAATTCCGCGTGGGCCGAGCTTTGAATGTGTGAAACTCATCACTACCTTGTAAAGGTTGAGACGAGAGTAATTTACTAATTTGTATGAAAGAGccaaaaaagatttgtcctaTTCCaactaattatatataataatctGGATCTTTGTGTGTATAATTTGTAATATGATCTCATGTATCTATATTGATAAAACATGTCAACCTGATATACACCTAGAGTGAAAATTAGTATTTCtgacataaaaattaatgtatTTCATGGGTTAGGAAGGAGATATGTTTCACAAAACTAATTGGTGATATGATCTCACAAGATTTTTTGGGTTAAATTTAATAAGAAAATGGAGTAAAACTTGTAGGCTATGGTTTATAGCTCATCTGGTATTAATGTTTTAAATTTAGGATTGAGATAGATTTCAAGTTTGAGAACAAATCGTAACAAACAATAGAGCGTCAAAAATAAACCTGACACGAAAAAATCATGTTAAGATTAAGACTTTTAGGGTTCGTGTCAGATCGGGTTGGACCGAAATTTAACCCAAACAATTTGGGATAGAATGGGTTTGGTTAGACCTTGATGGAGAATTAAGTCAACCATCAATCCGAATCTACctagtttttttatatttttttttcaaagtttGATTTGCACGAAAAAGTGTAAAACAGTGGAGAAGTGGAGTTTGAAACTTGAAAGTTACTTTGTGAtgcttgaatattttttttactgtaTATTGATACCATAAATATTCATCATGTAATatttatttcttaaaaaaaattttgcagAGTAATAAATAGTTTAGATAATTAAActcttaaatttaaatatataaaccCATGAAACATAATTATCATATCACAAAAATTATCATGAGATCATTTCACAAGTAAATTTCGTAAGATGGATCTTCGATCCGGCCCGATCAATAAAAAATGTAAGGTCCGGGAAATTTAGATTTACGTAATCTGAATGCATACattctaggattttatt from Primulina tabacum isolate GXHZ01 chromosome 3, ASM2559414v2, whole genome shotgun sequence encodes:
- the LOC142541016 gene encoding 8-hydroxygeraniol dehydrogenase-like; the protein is MSRSPETVHPVKAVGWASKDTSGILAPFKFSRRATGEHDVRFKVLYCGVCHSDLHMAKNEWGFTIYPIVPGHEIVGIVTEVGEKVEKFKVGNKVGVGCLVGSCRQCDQCAVDLENYCPKQILTYSMPYFDGTVTYGGYSDIMVADEHFVIRWPENLPLDVGAPLLCAGITTYSPLRYFGLDKPGMKVGVVGLGGLGHLAVKFAKAFGTHVTVISTSINKKKEAIDILGIDEFLVSHDPEQMQAAAGSLDGIIDTVSATHPLVPLISLLKPHGKLVLVGVPEKPLELPSLPLIIGRKSVSGSGIGGIKETQEMIDFAAKHKILPDVEMIHIDYINTAMERLVKSDVRYRFVIDIEKSLKVD